The nucleotide sequence CTACTACTTTATCAAAATTCCCTTATATCTCGCGAGGCTCTTTAAACATATTCCGGTTCCTCTAACAACTGCTCTAAGTGGATCTTCTGCAATATAAACAGGAAGATCTGTTTTTAATGAAAGTCTTTTATCCAGACCTCTTAACATTGAACCACCACCTGCAAGATAGATACCGGTGTTATAAATATCGGCAGCTAATTCTGGAGGAGTTTGAGAAAGCGTTTCCATAACGGCATCTTCAATTCTTAAAATAGATTTGTCTAATGCCTTAGCGATCTCTCTATAAGAAATTTGAACCTGTTTTGGTTTTCCAGTTAAAAGGTCACGTCCTTGAACGCTCATTTCTTCTGGCGGAACTTCTAGATCTTCGGTAGCAGCACCAATTTGGATCTTTATTTTTTCTGCAGTTCTTTCACCAACGTATAGGTTGTGTTGCGTACGCATGTAATACACAATATCGTTTGTGAATACATCTCCTGCGATCTTAATAGATTTATCACATACAATACCTCCAAGAGCTATAACTGCGATCTCGGTGGTTCCACCTCCTATATCTACAATCATATTTCCTTTAGGTTGCATAATATCTACACCAATACCAATAGCAGCGGCCATTGGTTCGTGAATTAAGTACACTTCT is from Gillisia sp. Hel1_33_143 and encodes:
- a CDS encoding rod shape-determining protein, with amino-acid sequence MGFFDFLIEEIAIDLGTANTLVIHNDKVVVDSPSIVARDRTTGKIIAVGKEAAMMQGKTHENIKTIRPLKDGVIADFDASEKMISMFIKEIPALKKKMFTPALRMVICIPSGITEVEMRAVKESAERVNGKEVYLIHEPMAAAIGIGVDIMQPKGNMIVDIGGGTTEIAVIALGGIVCDKSIKIAGDVFTNDIVYYMRTQHNLYVGERTAEKIKIQIGAATEDLEVPPEEMSVQGRDLLTGKPKQVQISYREIAKALDKSILRIEDAVMETLSQTPPELAADIYNTGIYLAGGGSMLRGLDKRLSLKTDLPVYIAEDPLRAVVRGTGICLKSLARYKGILIK